One Microbacter margulisiae genomic window carries:
- a CDS encoding glycosyltransferase family 2 protein produces MATIDAFIPYESLEQVQSTLNEMKSSPVIRQIHFITTDHSTEITSIEGHPAITTSRTTATATMKQIANAAQADYILLYLKYLPLQLGYLGLERMLRIAEDTQAGMLYADAYQWEANQKKAHPLIDYQQGSLRDDFDFGSLLLFRTQAFKAAVEQMHETFEYAGLYDLRLKISQTNSLEHINEYLYSEIESDKRASGEKLFDYVDPKNRIVQLEMEQACTNHLKAVNAYLPAEFEKIQFDEASFPAEASVIIPVYNRVKTIEDAIRSVFNQKTDFRFNLIIIDNHSTDGTTEVIKRYASDSRLIHLIPNRFDLGIGGCWNMGIDHPQCGKFAVQLDSDDVYSSENTLQAIVNAFYEQKCGMVVGSYCITNFAMQTIPPGIIDHKEWTEENGRNNALRINGFGAPRAFYTSLLRQLHVPNTSYGEDYALGLAVSRKYRIGRIYDVLYLCRRWEDNSDAALDVQKMNQHNLYKDRIRTWELKARQQMNL; encoded by the coding sequence ATGGCTACTATCGATGCATTCATCCCCTACGAATCACTTGAGCAGGTACAAAGTACTCTCAACGAAATGAAATCCTCCCCTGTCATTCGTCAGATCCATTTCATAACTACGGATCATTCCACCGAAATAACTAGTATAGAAGGACATCCGGCAATTACTACAAGCCGTACCACGGCAACAGCAACCATGAAACAAATTGCCAATGCAGCACAAGCCGACTACATCTTACTATATTTGAAATACCTGCCCCTGCAACTTGGATACCTCGGACTGGAGCGTATGCTTCGTATTGCTGAAGATACCCAGGCAGGCATGTTATACGCAGACGCTTACCAATGGGAAGCAAATCAAAAAAAGGCTCATCCTTTGATCGATTATCAACAAGGAAGCCTGCGCGATGATTTTGATTTTGGTTCCCTGTTGCTGTTCCGCACACAGGCATTCAAAGCCGCGGTTGAACAAATGCATGAAACATTTGAATATGCCGGTTTATACGATCTGAGACTCAAAATTTCACAAACTAACAGTCTTGAGCATATCAACGAATACCTCTATTCGGAAATTGAATCCGATAAACGGGCAAGCGGAGAAAAACTTTTCGATTATGTAGATCCGAAAAACAGGATTGTCCAATTGGAAATGGAGCAAGCCTGCACCAACCACCTAAAGGCAGTAAACGCCTATTTACCGGCAGAATTTGAAAAAATACAATTTGATGAGGCCTCTTTTCCTGCAGAAGCGTCCGTAATTATTCCCGTCTACAACCGGGTAAAAACGATTGAAGATGCCATCCGGTCAGTATTCAATCAAAAAACTGATTTTCGTTTCAATCTGATTATTATCGACAATCACTCTACCGATGGTACAACAGAAGTGATCAAGCGCTATGCTTCCGATTCGCGTTTAATCCATTTGATTCCCAACCGGTTTGATTTGGGAATCGGCGGATGCTGGAACATGGGAATTGATCACCCTCAATGCGGAAAATTTGCCGTCCAGTTGGATAGTGATGATGTTTACAGCAGCGAAAACACGCTCCAAGCCATTGTCAATGCATTTTATGAACAGAAATGTGGCATGGTGGTGGGAAGTTATTGCATTACCAATTTCGCTATGCAAACCATTCCTCCCGGCATTATTGACCATAAAGAGTGGACTGAAGAAAATGGCAGAAATAATGCATTACGAATCAACGGCTTTGGAGCTCCAAGAGCGTTCTATACCTCTCTGCTACGGCAACTGCATGTGCCTAACACCAGCTACGGGGAAGATTATGCTTTAGGATTGGCTGTTTCCCGTAAATATCGTATCGGACGAATCTACGACGTTTTATATTTATGCCGGCGATGGGAAGACAACTCCGATGCAGCCCTTGATGTGCAAAAAATGAACCAGCACAACCTTTACAAAGACCGCATCCGGACATGGGAACTCAAAGCACGGCAACAAATGAACCTATAA
- a CDS encoding DMT family protein: MTNGFLTILMLSISNIFMTIAWYGQLKLREYSWFESLPLFTVILMSWGVAFFEYCVQVPANRIGFRENGGPFSLMQLKVIQEVITLIVFVCFSMIVFKITIRWNHILAMILLIAAVYLVFKE; the protein is encoded by the coding sequence ATGACAAACGGATTTTTGACGATCTTGATGCTTTCAATATCCAACATTTTCATGACCATCGCCTGGTATGGACAATTAAAACTAAGGGAATATTCATGGTTTGAATCTCTTCCATTGTTTACAGTGATTTTGATGAGTTGGGGAGTAGCGTTTTTTGAATATTGTGTGCAGGTTCCCGCTAACCGCATCGGATTCAGGGAAAACGGAGGTCCTTTTTCCTTAATGCAATTAAAAGTTATTCAAGAGGTTATTACTCTGATTGTGTTTGTTTGTTTTTCAATGATTGTTTTCAAAATAACCATTCGATGGAATCATATTTTGGCAATGATTCTACTCATAGCGGCTGTCTATCTGGTTTTCAAAGAATAA
- a CDS encoding gliding motility-associated C-terminal domain-containing protein — protein sequence MKRFLLLFVVLCTYGMTWAQFVVTGQGRAIELTGSSITGLQSLFLFNGITSDNQIVFTGHANSYLWTKFDGSFVSNQSSIAVEDETGYILNADGTKYYIWVIDYHNYPVQLSDISPVNDDDPCSQLSLQISGSIPPLLYRDSLGVSHQLARKFTLTYNDESYTNGSWNNITQTETLTAPLTTVSVSAPYCDTQFTLSGDQYATQFGMTAPAITSATYSAVRTESHMTGTIVERTALNEAGRETGTLEGSAPLNVDFESNANTPVTQFYEWYIYDNQTPGSYLRYTDTNLRYIFNQAGTYKVVLIVSNGQNTCSYSDSLTVTVSTSFIDVPNVFTPNGDGINDQFRVSFRSITQFHMLLYSSWAGKVFETTDPGQGWDGRVGRRLAPPGVYYYLITATGADGKRYKLKGSVSLLRNKGDK from the coding sequence ATGAAAAGATTCCTATTACTTTTTGTGGTTTTATGCACGTATGGCATGACATGGGCGCAATTTGTCGTCACGGGACAAGGGCGTGCCATTGAACTCACAGGAAGCAGTATAACGGGATTGCAATCTCTTTTTCTTTTCAATGGGATTACTTCCGATAATCAGATAGTGTTCACAGGCCACGCCAACAGTTACCTGTGGACCAAATTTGACGGATCATTCGTAAGCAATCAATCCTCCATCGCCGTCGAAGATGAAACAGGATATATTTTGAATGCCGACGGGACAAAGTATTATATCTGGGTAATTGATTACCATAACTACCCTGTTCAATTGTCGGATATTTCACCTGTTAACGACGATGATCCCTGTTCTCAACTTTCATTGCAAATCTCAGGATCAATTCCACCATTACTCTACCGCGACTCATTAGGCGTAAGCCATCAATTAGCCCGTAAATTCACATTAACGTATAATGATGAAAGTTATACGAATGGCTCCTGGAACAATATTACACAAACTGAAACATTGACAGCTCCATTAACAACTGTCTCCGTCAGCGCTCCTTATTGTGATACCCAGTTTACTTTGTCGGGCGATCAATATGCAACGCAATTCGGCATGACGGCTCCAGCTATCACGTCTGCAACATATTCCGCCGTACGCACCGAATCACATATGACAGGAACTATCGTAGAACGAACGGCCTTAAACGAAGCCGGACGAGAGACCGGAACATTGGAAGGATCTGCGCCGCTGAATGTCGATTTTGAAAGCAATGCCAACACGCCTGTTACCCAATTCTATGAATGGTATATTTATGACAATCAAACACCAGGCTCCTATTTGCGCTATACCGACACTAACCTGCGGTATATCTTCAATCAGGCCGGAACGTATAAAGTGGTGTTGATTGTCTCCAACGGACAAAATACATGTTCGTATAGCGATTCACTCACAGTAACCGTAAGCACTTCATTTATAGACGTACCAAATGTATTTACTCCTAATGGAGATGGCATCAATGATCAATTCAGGGTCTCCTTCCGGTCAATCACCCAATTTCACATGTTGCTATATTCGTCATGGGCAGGAAAAGTGTTCGAGACAACGGATCCGGGACAAGGATGGGATGGCCGGGTAGGAAGAAGACTCGCACCCCCTGGTGTTTATTATTACCTGATCACTGCAACTGGTGCAGATGGGAAACGTTACAAGCTAAAAGGCAGCGTAAGCCTGTTACGAAACAAGGGGGATAAATAA
- a CDS encoding DUF4922 domain-containing protein, whose protein sequence is MKQQALIHSLTDKSPNSLRKKVNALIGQQLSTWNLARQNYEALATVESKEMNVWGFPMRIQFNPSRIISSGAKVDPQSIKQRPCFLCAHNRPAEQQGILIDNRYEVLVNPFPIFPRHLTIPSVQHIDQKIATHFEDMLLLAQHLPDYVLFYNGPQCGASAPDHLHFQAGNKGFLPIEAHWSRWRKLSEAIIKQPQFILLRHITYPHTLLAMESADISQLRLWFDRIYALLPHNANQPEPMINLLCSWKKGQWIIWLFPRDLHRPDCYFAKDKTKLLISPASVDLGGVFITPRKVDFNKITEQNMLTILEEVSIDCQQADNICNALQTMK, encoded by the coding sequence ATGAAACAACAAGCATTAATACACTCATTGACAGACAAATCTCCAAATTCCTTACGCAAGAAAGTCAATGCGTTGATAGGACAACAATTGTCAACATGGAATCTTGCAAGGCAAAATTATGAAGCGCTGGCAACTGTTGAGTCGAAAGAAATGAATGTATGGGGATTTCCCATGCGTATACAGTTTAACCCGTCACGCATTATATCGTCCGGTGCAAAAGTCGATCCTCAGTCTATTAAACAACGGCCTTGCTTTCTGTGTGCACACAACCGCCCTGCTGAACAACAAGGCATCCTAATCGACAATCGTTATGAAGTACTGGTCAATCCTTTCCCGATTTTTCCCAGACATCTGACTATTCCATCCGTACAACATATTGATCAAAAAATTGCCACACATTTTGAAGATATGCTGCTTTTAGCGCAGCATCTTCCCGACTATGTATTATTTTATAATGGCCCGCAATGTGGAGCTTCTGCCCCTGACCACCTCCATTTCCAGGCAGGAAACAAAGGCTTTTTACCCATTGAAGCTCATTGGTCGCGATGGAGGAAGCTATCCGAAGCAATTATCAAACAACCACAGTTCATCTTATTACGGCATATCACATATCCCCATACCCTGTTGGCTATGGAATCTGCGGATATCAGTCAGTTACGTTTGTGGTTTGACAGGATCTATGCGCTTTTGCCCCATAATGCAAATCAACCGGAACCGATGATAAACCTGTTATGCAGTTGGAAGAAAGGACAATGGATTATATGGCTCTTCCCACGTGATTTACACCGTCCGGACTGCTATTTTGCTAAAGACAAGACAAAATTGCTAATCAGTCCGGCGTCAGTCGATCTTGGAGGAGTCTTCATCACGCCGCGCAAAGTGGATTTCAACAAAATTACTGAACAAAACATGCTGACTATCCTTGAGGAAGTCTCCATTGACTGCCAACAAGCAGATAACATCTGTAACGCTTTGCAGACAATGAAATAA
- the murQ gene encoding N-acetylmuramic acid 6-phosphate etherase → MAFEKITEKSSLYDHLEKVSVGEILKGINNEDKKVPLAVERVLPQIEMLVTGIVERMKRGGRIFYMGAGTSGRLGVLDASEIPPTFGVPASMVIGLIAGGDTALRTAVESAEDDEEGGWRDLQPYHVNKNDTIIGIAASGTTPYVIGTLKHAQQEGLLTASISCNPDAPVSQFADIAIEVIVEPEFVTGSTRMKAGTAQKLVLNMITTTTMIQLGRVKGNRMVNMQLNNQKLIDRGTRMIMDETHLNYDVAKNLLLLHGSVKKALDAFFTK, encoded by the coding sequence ATGGCATTTGAAAAAATTACAGAAAAAAGCTCGCTTTATGATCACCTTGAGAAAGTCTCGGTTGGCGAGATTCTAAAAGGGATCAACAATGAAGATAAAAAAGTGCCATTAGCTGTCGAACGAGTTCTTCCTCAAATAGAAATGTTGGTCACAGGCATCGTAGAACGCATGAAACGGGGAGGACGGATTTTTTACATGGGAGCAGGCACAAGCGGACGTTTAGGCGTTCTGGATGCATCAGAAATTCCCCCAACTTTCGGAGTTCCGGCATCCATGGTAATTGGATTGATCGCAGGTGGCGACACAGCATTACGGACTGCCGTCGAATCGGCTGAAGATGATGAAGAAGGCGGATGGCGGGATCTACAACCATACCATGTCAACAAAAACGACACAATTATTGGCATTGCAGCATCAGGGACAACGCCCTATGTGATTGGAACATTAAAGCATGCTCAACAGGAAGGCCTCCTGACAGCTTCTATCTCATGCAACCCGGACGCTCCGGTCTCACAATTTGCAGATATTGCCATTGAAGTCATCGTTGAACCTGAATTTGTTACAGGAAGTACACGTATGAAGGCCGGCACTGCACAAAAACTGGTATTAAACATGATTACCACCACGACTATGATTCAATTGGGTCGCGTAAAAGGGAACAGGATGGTAAACATGCAATTAAACAATCAAAAACTTATTGACAGGGGAACACGCATGATTATGGATGAGACGCATCTGAACTACGACGTTGCCAAAAACTTATTGCTGCTCCACGGATCAGTAAAAAAGGCATTGGATGCGTTTTTTACGAAATAA
- a CDS encoding TerC family protein — protein MLTHETTFFISFLVLVIALLFIDLGVFNRKSHEISMKEALLWTIVWILFAGAIYLFIRLDGDTIHHITTFGRLQEINRLHGHEMHLNPALGLQPNLELYRQTISLQFLTGYLLEYSLSVDNIFVMILLFLSFGVPKAYYHRVLFWGILGAIIMRFLFIYITASLIQQFEWILWIFGALLIYSGIKMYIERNKEEHIEVSNHPVVKFSSKHFRVFPSFAKDAFFVKQNGNWMITPLLLVVLVIEFSDVIFAVDSVPAIFSVTKDPFIVFTSNICAILGLRSLFFVVSHVIGLFHYLKIGLAVLLTFIGVKMLLDGIFHLPISTSASLVIIVAILGISILASVIFPKKATTHP, from the coding sequence ATGCTCACTCACGAAACAACGTTTTTTATCTCATTCCTGGTATTGGTTATTGCCCTTTTATTCATCGATTTAGGTGTGTTTAACCGCAAAAGCCATGAGATTTCCATGAAAGAAGCGCTGCTATGGACCATTGTATGGATCCTGTTTGCCGGAGCTATCTACCTTTTTATACGGCTGGACGGCGATACCATTCACCACATTACAACGTTCGGCAGACTACAGGAAATCAACAGGCTACATGGGCATGAAATGCATCTCAATCCGGCATTAGGACTTCAACCCAATCTTGAACTTTATCGTCAAACCATTTCCCTGCAATTTCTTACCGGATATCTTTTAGAATACTCTTTATCCGTAGACAATATTTTTGTAATGATCCTGCTGTTTCTAAGTTTCGGGGTACCCAAAGCCTATTATCACCGGGTATTATTCTGGGGAATTCTGGGAGCAATCATCATGCGTTTTCTTTTCATTTATATTACGGCATCGCTCATTCAACAATTTGAATGGATTCTTTGGATCTTTGGCGCATTATTGATTTACTCGGGGATAAAAATGTATATTGAACGCAACAAAGAAGAACATATTGAGGTCTCAAACCATCCGGTAGTAAAATTTTCGTCGAAACACTTCCGGGTCTTCCCTTCATTCGCAAAAGATGCTTTCTTCGTAAAACAAAATGGGAACTGGATGATCACTCCTTTGCTTTTAGTAGTTCTGGTCATTGAATTTTCTGATGTTATTTTTGCGGTTGATTCTGTGCCGGCTATCTTTTCCGTCACCAAAGATCCTTTCATTGTTTTCACATCAAACATCTGCGCTATTTTAGGATTACGCTCACTGTTCTTTGTTGTTTCGCACGTAATCGGGTTATTCCATTACCTGAAGATCGGGTTGGCGGTATTACTCACTTTTATTGGCGTAAAAATGCTTCTTGACGGTATATTTCACTTACCAATAAGCACATCGGCATCATTAGTCATCATCGTTGCCATTCTTGGCATCAGCATCCTGGCATCTGTCATTTTTCCTAAAAAAGCAACGACCCATCCATAG
- a CDS encoding ATPase yields the protein MILIADSGSTKTYWSLLKNTSETLHYKTSGINPFFQTELQIESQLRKQLLQQLHVEEIDAIYFFGAGCATEKQKLMITNAFEKVFRFRQILVESDLLGAAKALCGDQPGIVCILGTGSNSGFFDGTSIVKQVSPLGFIIGDEGSGAALGKKLVADCLKNQLSPTIQERFFNRFQLTQAEIVENIYTKPFPSRFLASLSIFLHENLDEPELYQLVYDSFAEFFKRNVFQYDYKDYKVEIVGSIGYYYQHVLRHVASDLSIELGAILQAPMDKLITYYQAKHALLETSRYGI from the coding sequence ATGATTTTGATAGCAGATAGTGGTTCAACAAAGACATATTGGAGCCTGTTGAAAAACACTTCAGAAACATTGCATTACAAAACATCCGGTATTAATCCGTTTTTTCAGACTGAGCTACAAATTGAGTCACAATTACGCAAACAACTGCTTCAACAACTACATGTTGAAGAAATTGATGCTATTTACTTTTTTGGAGCAGGTTGCGCAACTGAAAAACAAAAGCTGATGATAACCAATGCTTTCGAAAAGGTTTTCCGGTTCCGTCAAATCTTAGTGGAAAGCGATTTGTTAGGTGCAGCAAAGGCATTATGCGGCGACCAGCCAGGTATCGTTTGCATTTTGGGAACCGGGTCAAACTCAGGTTTTTTTGATGGCACATCCATTGTCAAGCAAGTGTCTCCTTTGGGATTTATTATTGGTGATGAAGGTAGTGGTGCAGCCCTTGGAAAAAAATTAGTGGCTGACTGTCTAAAAAATCAATTGTCACCTACCATTCAGGAGCGGTTCTTTAACCGCTTTCAGTTGACACAAGCGGAAATCGTAGAAAACATTTATACCAAACCCTTCCCCAGCCGTTTTCTGGCCTCCTTATCCATTTTCTTACATGAAAATCTGGATGAACCGGAACTTTACCAATTGGTGTATGACAGCTTTGCCGAATTCTTCAAAAGAAATGTTTTTCAATACGATTATAAAGACTATAAAGTTGAAATAGTGGGCTCCATCGGATATTATTACCAGCACGTTTTACGCCATGTTGCCTCTGATTTATCCATTGAACTGGGGGCAATCTTACAGGCACCCATGGACAAATTAATTACATACTATCAGGCAAAACACGCTTTATTAGAAACTTCACGTTATGGCATTTGA
- a CDS encoding Mrp/NBP35 family ATP-binding protein, giving the protein MTLYPKLILDALVHVRYPGTGVDVVTANMVEDNIRIEGNKVSFSLIFEKPNDPFVKSVVKACEQAILTYVGAEVEIAGNITVKIKEVQHTVPEKPLQGVKHIVAVFSGKGGVGKSTVAANLSVAMMKLGYRVGLLDADIYGPSVPKMFNVEDAQPFVEKINGKDLIVPVEQYGMKILSIGFFVDRTNALVWRGAMITTAIKQLINDASWGDLDYLFLDMPPGTGDIPLTVVQTVKLSGVIVVGTPQEVALADVRKGVNMFTNKNIDVPVLGVVENMAWFTPAELPNNKYYIFGKEGCKRLAEEMKVPLLAQIPLVQSVCESGDAGQPIALNDESPVSIAFTALANNVDHLLNKK; this is encoded by the coding sequence ATGACACTTTATCCAAAATTGATTTTAGATGCTCTTGTGCATGTCCGTTATCCCGGCACAGGAGTTGACGTGGTAACGGCAAACATGGTGGAGGACAACATTCGTATTGAAGGCAACAAGGTATCGTTCTCTTTAATCTTTGAAAAACCAAATGATCCATTTGTCAAATCAGTCGTCAAAGCTTGCGAACAAGCTATCCTGACATACGTTGGAGCAGAAGTTGAAATTGCAGGAAATATTACAGTAAAAATAAAAGAGGTACAACATACGGTGCCGGAAAAACCGTTACAGGGAGTAAAACACATTGTAGCTGTTTTCTCAGGCAAAGGCGGTGTTGGAAAATCCACTGTAGCGGCCAACCTGTCTGTTGCCATGATGAAACTGGGATACCGGGTCGGCTTGCTGGATGCTGATATTTACGGGCCTTCTGTTCCGAAAATGTTTAACGTTGAAGATGCCCAACCTTTTGTTGAGAAAATCAATGGCAAAGATCTTATTGTCCCGGTTGAACAATACGGCATGAAAATCTTATCAATCGGATTTTTTGTCGACCGCACCAATGCACTGGTTTGGCGTGGAGCCATGATCACTACAGCCATCAAACAATTAATCAACGATGCCAGTTGGGGCGATCTGGATTATCTTTTTCTGGATATGCCTCCGGGAACAGGAGATATTCCTTTAACGGTAGTGCAAACCGTAAAGCTATCCGGGGTTATTGTTGTTGGAACGCCACAGGAAGTTGCATTAGCCGACGTACGTAAAGGCGTCAACATGTTTACCAATAAAAATATTGATGTGCCTGTGTTAGGCGTAGTAGAAAACATGGCATGGTTTACGCCGGCAGAATTACCTAATAATAAATATTACATCTTTGGCAAAGAGGGATGCAAACGACTGGCAGAAGAAATGAAAGTACCTCTGCTGGCACAGATTCCTTTGGTGCAGAGTGTTTGCGAAAGCGGCGATGCAGGACAACCAATTGCGTTAAATGATGAATCGCCGGTTTCTATAGCATTCACCGCATTAGCCAATAACGTGGATCACCTATTAAACAAAAAATGA
- a CDS encoding FAD-binding and (Fe-S)-binding domain-containing protein, whose product MKTANSREVAFIQKSHQIINSKRIYTDYIHRLAWGTDASCYRHIPEVVLFPKNEDEMQKLLQTVYQDNVAVTFRAAGTSLSGQTLSDSVMIVAGKLWESYKMNDKAETITMQPGLVGARVNEILQPYGKKFTPDPASLQSAMVGGIVMNNASGMNCGTHANSDKMLVSARILFADGYLLDTGDKQSQNRFRNERTSFLKELEEIRQTVINNQPLKERILHKYSIKNVTGLNLLPLVVFDDPFDIIAHLLVGSEGTLAFMSEVTMKTAAILPFSASAMVYFKNIRTACLAVQEIKHTSAVGAELLDRKALRSVEGKPGMPEHLPLFGEEVTALLIETKANTHKELEDNIQEISQVLGDFDTEMPFEFTDDASVYKTWWEMRSGIFPSVGGMRPAGTTTIIEDVAFHLEDLPEATAELQHILVKHGYADGVIYGHSLEGNFHFIINQQFDDPAEVERYEHLMNDVVELVTNKFDGSLKAEHGTGRNMAPFVEREWGSDAFEVMKRIKKLFDPKNILNPGVIFNDDPTVHLKNFKSFTPTNPHVDKCIECGFCEINCLTSGFTLSARQRIVIQREISRLRKSVENEKLRQQLEREYLYPGNVTCAGDGLCATSCPMGINTGELTHDLRHKQFPSDSIGWQIGNFTANHFAGVKSGLRSVLFLANTAHNVLGSKAMTFVANEAYKLGTPLWTTAMPKPYKMKREEAVITQNPLKVVYFPSCINQTMGVAKGNPDQTPLPDKMDGLLKKAGYEVIYPEKMESLCCGTIWESKGMFDIADRKTFDLEEALLKASENGRYPVLCDQSPCLYRMREKIKRLKLYEPVEFIETFLVNRLDFHPINEPVAIHTTCSMTKMHLGNMLFQLAHRCSSEVLVPQEVGCCGFAGDKGFTHPEVNRYALRKLAPQLESSDIKYGYSNSRTCEIGLTTNGKIPYMSIVYLVDQCTTPKTQ is encoded by the coding sequence ATGAAAACTGCAAATTCACGTGAGGTGGCATTTATCCAGAAATCACATCAAATAATTAATTCTAAGCGTATTTATACAGATTACATACATCGACTGGCCTGGGGGACGGATGCCAGTTGTTACCGGCATATTCCGGAAGTAGTTCTTTTTCCAAAGAATGAAGACGAAATGCAGAAACTCCTTCAAACGGTTTATCAGGACAATGTTGCTGTCACTTTTCGTGCAGCGGGAACCAGTTTGTCAGGGCAAACTCTGAGTGACTCCGTGATGATAGTGGCCGGGAAGTTATGGGAAAGCTATAAAATGAATGATAAAGCTGAAACAATTACGATGCAACCAGGTTTGGTTGGAGCGCGTGTTAATGAAATCCTTCAGCCATACGGAAAGAAATTTACGCCCGACCCGGCGTCACTCCAGTCGGCCATGGTAGGTGGCATTGTAATGAATAATGCTTCCGGGATGAACTGCGGGACGCATGCCAATAGTGATAAAATGCTTGTTTCAGCGCGTATTCTTTTTGCGGATGGCTATTTATTGGATACCGGAGATAAGCAAAGTCAAAATCGTTTTCGAAATGAACGGACATCTTTTTTGAAAGAACTGGAAGAGATTCGCCAGACAGTGATCAATAACCAACCCCTGAAAGAGCGCATTCTTCATAAATACAGCATCAAAAATGTGACAGGCCTTAACCTGCTTCCATTAGTGGTTTTTGATGATCCTTTCGATATTATCGCTCATCTTTTGGTGGGATCGGAAGGTACATTGGCGTTCATGTCTGAGGTGACCATGAAAACGGCTGCAATCTTGCCGTTTAGCGCCAGTGCAATGGTCTACTTTAAGAATATCAGGACGGCTTGTCTCGCTGTTCAAGAAATAAAACACACATCGGCTGTGGGAGCTGAACTACTGGATCGAAAAGCGTTACGGTCGGTGGAAGGTAAACCCGGAATGCCTGAACATTTACCCTTGTTTGGGGAAGAAGTGACAGCCTTGCTTATTGAAACAAAGGCAAATACTCACAAAGAGTTAGAAGATAACATTCAGGAGATTTCTCAGGTTCTTGGAGATTTCGATACAGAAATGCCTTTTGAGTTTACGGATGATGCATCAGTCTATAAAACATGGTGGGAGATGCGTTCCGGTATTTTCCCTTCCGTAGGTGGCATGCGTCCTGCTGGTACCACGACAATCATTGAAGATGTGGCTTTCCATTTGGAAGATTTGCCTGAAGCAACAGCGGAATTACAACATATTTTAGTGAAACATGGCTATGCCGATGGGGTGATTTATGGTCATTCACTAGAAGGTAACTTTCATTTTATTATTAATCAACAGTTTGATGATCCCGCTGAAGTTGAGCGGTATGAACATTTGATGAATGATGTTGTCGAACTGGTGACAAATAAATTTGACGGTTCGCTGAAGGCCGAGCATGGAACCGGACGCAATATGGCGCCTTTCGTTGAACGTGAATGGGGCAGTGATGCTTTTGAAGTGATGAAACGGATCAAGAAGCTTTTTGATCCGAAGAATATACTGAATCCGGGCGTCATCTTTAATGATGATCCAACCGTGCATCTCAAGAATTTCAAGTCGTTTACGCCGACAAATCCGCATGTTGATAAATGTATTGAATGTGGCTTTTGCGAGATTAACTGTTTGACTTCAGGATTCACTTTGTCTGCCCGGCAACGAATTGTGATTCAGCGCGAAATATCCAGACTCAGGAAGAGCGTTGAAAATGAAAAGTTACGCCAACAATTGGAACGGGAATATCTATATCCCGGAAATGTAACCTGTGCGGGTGACGGGCTGTGTGCCACCTCTTGCCCGATGGGAATCAATACAGGTGAACTGACACATGACCTGCGGCATAAACAGTTTCCATCAGATAGTATTGGTTGGCAGATTGGTAATTTTACGGCAAATCATTTTGCAGGCGTAAAATCGGGCTTACGTTCGGTGCTTTTTCTGGCCAATACAGCTCATAATGTGCTTGGGAGTAAAGCAATGACATTTGTGGCTAATGAAGCGTATAAACTGGGAACTCCGCTTTGGACTACCGCTATGCCTAAACCGTACAAAATGAAAAGGGAAGAGGCTGTCATTACACAAAATCCGTTGAAGGTAGTTTATTTTCCAAGTTGTATCAATCAAACGATGGGAGTGGCAAAAGGGAATCCTGACCAGACTCCGCTGCCTGATAAGATGGATGGATTGCTGAAAAAAGCGGGGTATGAGGTAATTTATCCTGAAAAAATGGAGTCTTTATGTTGCGGAACGATTTGGGAAAGCAAAGGTATGTTTGATATTGCCGATCGTAAAACATTTGATTTGGAAGAGGCATTACTGAAAGCCAGCGAAAATGGACGATATCCTGTGCTATGCGACCAAAGTCCATGCCTTTACAGAATGCGTGAAAAGATAAAGCGTTTGAAATTGTATGAACCGGTCGAATTTATTGAGACTTTTCTGGTCAATCGTCTTGATTTTCATCCTATAAATGAACCTGTCGCCATTCATACAACCTGTTCCATGACAAAAATGCATTTGGGAAATATGTTGTTTCAATTGGCACATCGTTGCAGCAGCGAGGTTTTGGTTCCCCAGGAAGTGGGTTGTTGCGGATTTGCCGGTGACAAGGGATTTACTCATCCGGAAGTCAACCGGTATGCTCTGCGAAAACTTGCTCCACAACTGGAATCTTCAGATATTAAATATGGCTATTCCAACAGTCGCACCTGTGAGATAGGATTAACTACCAACGGGAAGATTCCGTACATGTCCATTGTGTATCTGGTAGATCAATGCACTACGCCTAAGACGCAATAA